GCATATTCATAGCAAATAACTTCTCCCTAACCATGCCTTATATTTTCACTATATTTAGATTGTCTTTTgtcattcagaaatattttcttgggcttccctggtggcacagtggttaagtatccgccagccaatgcaggggacacgggttcaatctctggcctgggaagagcccacgtgccatggagcaactaagcctgtgtgccacaagtactgagcctccactctagagcccatgtgcaacaactactgaagcccatgtgcctagagcccatgctccacagcaagagaagccaccacaatgagaaggccacgcactgcaacgaagagtagcccccactcaccgcaactagagaaagcccactcacagcaatgaagacccaacacagccaaaaataaaaacaaacagaagtcccatgtaagaaaaaaagaaagaaattttttcttatattaaaatatgGAACGTTTCACAAATTTGTGTATCATCTTTGCAAAGggaccatgctaatcttctctgtatcatttcaGTTTTAGTATTTGTGCTGCTGAAGCAAGcacagaagtttttctttttaatggagtCACATATTTTCATCTTACCCTTTgtggtttctgttttgtgtacATTGTTTTAATAAGTTATTTTATGTAAAGCACTTGGAAGAGTAACTTCACATGGATCTCAAATACTAGCTGTGATTATTATATTTGTTGTTGATGAAATTTTTCCTTTCTCCAGTATCGTACAGatactgttttgtgtgtgtgtgtatgtatgtatatgtatacatatatctacacacacacaaacatttgtATAATCACCTTTAAATGAATCAATTTCACTTCTAGATAATATGTATTCTAAATGAGTCTGATAAATGTACACAAGACAACATGTGGAAGCATgttcattgaaatattttaaaaatatgttagcaGTTAAAAGGAGTGAACTTGATTAGGAGATATCAGTGtggaaagatataaaaaatattaagtgataaaggaaaactgaagagtttatttacatattcttaCATATATACCATTTAtgcaaattttaataataatacacattttaaattatatgtgttCTTGATGGACATGTATGTAAAATTGAGATAACGTTTTGAGAGTCATTTAACATCTACCAAAGCTTAAAAATACACAAGCCTATTGACCCAgcactaggaattttttttttaataaagaattctttctttttaaaaaaatttatttatttatattttatttttggctgtgttgggtctttgttgcggtgagcaggggctactcttcgttgtggtgtgtgggcttctcattgcagtggcttctcttgttgcggagcatggactctaggtgtgcgggcttcagtagttgtggtacatgggcttagtagttgtggcttgcaggctgtagagcacaggctcagtagttgtggcccacaggcttagttgctccatggcatgtgggatcttaccagaccagggctcaaacccatgttccctgcatcggcaggcggattctttgcGCCATCAGGTAAGTCCAGCAGAACTAAGAATTTATCTCATAGATATATATGCAAAAGTACACCGATGTATACTTTACGTAAGCATGTATACTGCAGGATTGTTAGAAATAGCAAACTAGAAACaactgaaataatataaaaactaGCCAAATGAAGACAAAGCCATACAAAAATTACTATGcacctcttttttaaattgaggcaTATCTTTATATGCTGATATGGAAAAACCTTTTAGgtatattaaatagaaaaaaacaaggtATAGAACAGTGTGTATAGTGTGTATAAATATAGACTTGTAAATTGTAAACATGTACTAGAAGGATATACACTAAAGTCATGATAGTGGTTGCCTGTGGAAGTGATGGTGTGGAATGGAACTTAGGTTTGCTGATGTAAGAGAATttaaactttattatattttatttattttactaaaaaattCAAAGttgatttaatttaatattaatatgttGATATTTATATTGTTGCCAGAACTCTAGTGTTTGTCACAGTGTAATTTGAATTAGCTGCATTTTAATTTTCCCAATGGTaaggaaatttttcaaaaaaatataaaacccatAAAAATAGGCATATGTGAAGATCAGTACATGACcttacaaagtaaaagaaaaacaaaactgaaacaaaatgaaagaaacaagttTTTGCTcagatttataaaacattttagaatttcCATAAGGCTTACATCTGTATTTAGTATGATTGTCATTTTGAAAACCACTAAATTGAGAAATTGAAAGTATAACTTAATTTACAAAGCAGGTGTGCTGTTTTGTCTCAAAGTTTTCACCAAATATCTTTTCTCTGCTACTTTTTAATCCTTGAGAAGGATGAAAGCTTATAAATATATTGGCCAAAAAATTCAAACCCTAACATAATTAGTAGATCAAATTATTTCACTATTCACATTTATCACCAAATGTTGATCAGTGctccttaatttttcttcagaTAATCAAATGAATGACCTTTACATTTCCCCTAAGTTAAAATCACTCTGTTTTAATGTTCGTACTTGCATGGATATAAAATTTCTACTGTTGATATGTTTTATTCGTAATTGTTTCTAGGATCTGAAGATGATGATGAAGTTGTGACAATGATTAAGGAATTGTTAGATACTAGAATACGGTATGTGCTTATCTTTCTACCTGAGATCAGATGTATCAATACTACAGAGCCAGTTTTCATTGTAGCAGTATACTTTTGGTTTGTCTCTGAGCTTGTAGTAGGGTTAACAAAATAAGTATAAGTTAATGTAAACCAAAATAGGTAACCATGACAATTGAATTTAAAGCCTGCACATTCTCTATATTCACTCAAAATTTATAACACTCTGTCTAAACATAATAATTTATCTTTCATGGTCACCATTTGGGTTTGATACTGTTATAATGCCAAAttgcttagaaagaaaaaaatggcttaACAGTGTTGGGGAGAATTGTGAGGAGAGGAGCACCTCTTTTCAGGCTGCTGCCccaaaagaatacatttaaatgCGTAGAGAACCATAGGCTTCCACTATTGCTTGCAGCAGACCAGTGGTCCTGCTGACGGTTCCCAAAAAAGctagataaaatacaaaaaaaaattttttgttgttgttggacaGTAGTAGATAGCTGCCAAAGCAAATAAGATCCTGTAGAGAGGACCTTGAAACTTCCCTTGGGGCATTTGCTGATTCTTGATGTGAAGTTAGAATATGAGAAGCTGGGCAAAGGGCAGTCGCTAAGAATCAGAGAAACTATGTTTCTTTCAGCAAATTTGTAGAGATgggaagacaaaaattaaaattctggttACCAATGAAACTTTGACTTTAAAGGGCAAGatcccagagaaaagaaaaaaataagccttAATACTCAGAAGTTCTCTCCACATGGCACTTACTTGTTCTTAGCTATGGAGGGGAAGAGACTAAGAAGTCAAACAAAAAGCAGTTGAAAAGCTGAGCAGAGTTTTGGCAGTTTTATGGTGCTGGGGGTGGTGACAGAAATTGGAGTTTAGGATCTGTCAAGGAGTGTGGGGCCTCAAGGAACACCCAGGCTCTCAGTTGGGCTCTCTAGAGGACTATACTCTTCAAAGTGGACAAACCAGAGGTAGACCAAGCCTTACAAAACTGTAGTCCAGTATTGAGTGAACTTAATTCCACAGCAGGTTGAGCTACTGCCGAAAGATAGGGTGAATCCTTTCTGATGTAATATAATCCTGAGTCACTTCAGTTTTTCATATACATTGTTCATCATTCATTGTCCAAAAATTACTAGGCATGGAATttggaaacgaccaagagaaaataaaacaaatccataGATAACCTAGATGTGAGAGTTATCAGACATGACctttaaaataactgaataaaatgtTTGAGAAAATAGAAAGTGAGATGAAGAATTTCATCAGAAAactggaatctataaaaaaagaaaaagtaattctgGAACTAAAATATATAATAGCTAAACTTAAGAACTCATTAGGTTAGTTGAACATCACATTGTATACTGTTGGAGAGAAGATAAGTGTACTGGAATATAAGTCAATCAAAAATATCCAGCTGAAGCACAGAAAAGAGAATGGACAATACAGCAAAAAAGTATGAGACATGTAGAATATATGGCAAAAAAGGTCTCACAATGTCCTTTAGGGTTTTTAATATATCTAGAATTAAAATGCATGAcaaaggagacttccctggtggtccagtgggtaggattccaagctcccaatgcagggggcctgaggtttgatccctggtcagggaactagatcctgcatacatgctgcaactaaggagtccgtgtgccacaacgaagatcctgcgttctgcaactaagacctgacgcagcctaaatacattttttaaaagaagagttaacctactaaaaaaaaaatgcatgacaAAGATACAAAATGTGGTGATAAGTATAAGAGTAAGTgttctttgggacttccctggcggtccagtggttaagacttcgccttccaatgcagggggtgtgggttcgatccctggtcagtaagctaagatcccacatgccttggggccaaaaaaccaaaacatataaCAGAAGCAATAatgtaacagattcaataaagactttaaaaatggtccacatcaaaaaatctttaaaaaaaataatttaaaaaagaggaagtGTTCTTCATTCTTGGCATTATCTGGGAACtgataaaaatactaatttatatTAGAGTCTAAGAAATCAAATAGGCATCTTGTCTAATAAACACTAAATCAACAGTAAAATACTGTGTATAACCAAACCAATAGAGGGgggaaatggaataataaaaaacaatacagggacttccctggtggcacagtggttaagactccacacttccaaagCAGCagccctgggtttgatccctggtcagagaactagatcccacatgcgtgccacaactaagagtactcatgccacaactaaaagttcacttgccacaactaaggagccagcaagctgcaaataaggagctggtgagccgcactaaggagcccgcctgccacaactaaggagccggtgagccgcaactaaggagcctgccagcAGCAGCcaaggagccagcaagccacaactaaggagcccgtgagctgcaactaaggagcctgcctgccacaactaagacccagcgcaaccaaataaataaataaataaatattaaaaaataataattgtttaatCTAAAGTAatgtaaaaatgataaataataagaTGGTACTATAAACCCAAACATTTtagtagttactttttttttttttttttgcggtacgcgggcctctcactgctgtggtctctcacgttgcagagcacaggctctggacatgcaggcccagcggccgtggcccacgggcccagcctttccgtgtcatgtgggatcctcctggaccggggcatgaacccgtgtcccctgcatcggcaggcagactcccaaccactgcgccaccagggaagcccagtagttacATTTTAATGTGCATGGGTTGATTAACAAAATAATTGTCAGAttggctattaaaaaaaacctctatGCTGCTTATAAGAGGTATACACCTTAAATATAAGGACACGgaaaagttgaaagtaaaaagatggagaaatatatagCATGCAAAAAATGAATAAGAGAAGGCTGATGTAATTATACAgacatcagacaaaatatactttatagCTAAAGACATTACTAGCAATAAAGATAAatctttcataataaaatggtaatttcTATGAGTAATATATACCAATTTTAAACTCATATGCGTCTAATAACagcttcaaaataaatgaagactatTTGAGAGAGCTAAAAGGAGAATTAGATAATCCACAGTTATAAATGGGAGACCAACAAAACACATCTCTCTCAATAACAAATAGAGCAAACATATAAAATGATGAGTTAAGATATGAGAGTTATACACATGCAAAGTTGACTAAATTGACACACATAGGACATTGTACCCaacaagaacaaaatatttattttcttcaagtgtacatggaagaTTTACTAAAATAGGCTGTATTCTGAATTGTAAAGCAACGCTGAACAAATTTTAAGGATTGAAATCATTGAGAATATTGTTTTCTGCAGTGAGATTAAGCTAGATGTCAATTTCCAAAAAGGTATCTACAGAATCTCTATgtatttggaaactaaacaatGGTCTTCAAAAAGACCCATGGTCaacaaagaaatcacaaaggaaattcaAAATAGAATATCTGCATGACTTTTGGgtaggcaaattttttttttgacaagacAAACTAAGGGAAAGACATATAAATTGGGCTATAATAAAATTGTGACTTCATCAAAAGGCATCATTTACAGTGAAGAAGCAAAGCACAGATTagaagatatttatatatatggcagaatatattttaaatctcttaCAAGTTGttaagaaaaagacagagactggagcAGTCTCTTCACAAAAACACTGGAGTAGTAATTCACAAAAGACAATAACCAAATGACCACtaaacatgaaaaagtgctcatcCTCATTAGTCATTATGAAtattcaaattaaaactacaatgaaataccactgcaGATCCACTGGAATGGCTAAAAGTATTAAGATTAACAGCACCAATTGGTGGTAAGGAtgtgtggagcaacaggaattctcatgtactgctggtgggaatataagtttaTATAACTTTGGGAAATTATTTGGCAGTATCTACTAAATCTGAACATATGCATATTCTTGATGAGCAGTTCTTCTCTCAGGTACACTCCCagctataatatatatgtataccaaaGGACATTTGCAAGAATCTCCACAGCTGCACtatttgtaaaagcaaaaaactgctgttaacccaaatgtccatcaacaatagaatggataaattctGGCATATTCACTTAAAGGAATACTATGCAGCAGTGAGATTGAATTAACTATTACTATATGCCACAATGTAGATGTATCTCACaaagagcaaaagaagccagatttAAAAAGAGTTAATcctttgtgttttctaaatggaatttatagttataaattataaagttaaaaaataggcagaattaATCAGTGGTGATAGCAGGGAGGATAATGGTTACCATTGGTTGGGAGGAGTGATTAGAAGGAAGAACAGGGGGACTTCTGGGGTTGTAGTGTTCTGTTTCTTGGTCTAGAACAAATgtatgttcactttgtgaaaattcacggAACTGTTCATACATGATTTATGCgtttttctgtgtttatatttcaatgaaaagtttaactagaaaaaaaaaagccagtacaTGTCAGTCTCACTCTGTTCACTTAAAAGAAGTGAATGAGTATATCTTAGGTAATCGGTATAATTTTTAGGAAATTTGAAATCTTAAATGCTTAAAAAGATTATTAATAAGCaagattaaaatgtaataaacagATAAAGTATTTGTATGAATGAATTTTGGCGTTTtatctgaaagttaaaaaaaattacaaatgagaCTAGCTACAGTTATTGTTCTTGATTATAAAAGTAGCTCTAACTTTgtacatttattaatataaaatctaAGCTCTGagttgtattaaatttttttgacaaaaacttctattattttaaatatatcacaaATATTCTATGGCTGCAGGCCAACTGTGCAGGAAGATGGAGGAGATGTAATCTATAAAGGCTTTGAAGATGGCATTGTACAGCTGAAACTCCAAGGTTCTTGTACCAGCTGCCCCAGTTCAATCATTACTCTGAAAAATGGAATTCAGAACATGCTGCAGTTTTATATTCCAGAAGTAGAAGGTGTAGAACAGGTATGCCAATATTGTATGACAGTTtagatttaatattaaaatgaattttttggaaagaaaagaaattcatgaCCTGACTGACATTTTCTTCCAGGGCTATATCATTGTGTTACCATTGTTATCAGACTTGCAGGCTCCTTATTTAAGAATTAACTTTAGTATTATGAATTAGCTACTATGTGCCCAGTGTTTTTACAAGTATTACCTCATTTATCTTCTAACAACACAGTGTATTAATATTAAGTAAGTCATTTCCATTTTGTACATGGGAAACCGACTCAGAGGGCATACTGCTGCTCTAGAAAAGTTATGAAAAGGGGATTCAAAACATGAtgaaattttatagatgaggtttACAAGTCTTTAGTGGAAGAGCTTCCCTACTTCGTATTTAAacacttctttttcttaaatgtgCAGGCAGGAAGCTCATCAAGAAAtcttactttgttgtacagtaaaACAGACTACTGAGTAGAGTAATAGAGCTTTATAGCCTGATGTCAGCATTTTTCTGCCCCAAGATATCTAAGGAATATAGTACAGTACTTTCTCAGCAGTGGTAGTGACGTTCACTGCAGTAATTCTCAAACAAGAGGCATGGCCTTATGGAGAGAGATTATCAAGTAAGGAAAGAGTGTATGGAaattagaaatttgaaaaaactcTTCAGGTAATTCTGTGCCTTTAAGGAGAGGGCATCATCTCCTCTCAGCTCCTGTGAGACTCACTCATGTCTGGGTAGTATTTAAACCTGTCCTTTTGGTACAATACATGCCGTCTCCTCTTTGAAGTTCTTATCAGTCCTTCACTTGGAATTAAGCTGTACTTCTGTGCAAAgcttctgtgtgtctgtttcagcTTTCTGTTCAGGGGTATTTCCTTGAGAGGTTTGTAATGGTATCTAGGTCTTTGTGTTCTTCAACACTTAGCCTTGTGTGTTGTAAATGTTGTTTACATAGTTTGTATTAAGTAAATAGAAACATTCCAAATTTAGGAATATTTTTGCCTAAAATAGAAGCTGATTGACAaaattttttggattgggtgctGCTGAGATtggatataaaaatatcaattccTTGGAAGTAAATATCCATTTTTTACTCAGCCCAGAAGAAACTATTGAGGGAATTGTTTTTCCATTGATTGTTTCAGATCAGAACCAGATTcatctggattttttaaaaattaatttttgttccaTTATCCTctatatgccttttaaaaaaataaatttatttattttacttatttatttttggctgcgttgggtcttcgttgctgtgcacaggctttctctagttgtggtgagcagggctactcttcgttgtggtgcatgggcttctcattgcggtggcttctcttgttgcagagcacgggctctggagcgcaggctcagtagttgtggcgcacgggcttagttgctccacggcatgtgggatctttccagaccagggctcgaacccatgtcccctgcattggcaggtggatttttaaccactgcaccaccagggaagcccctctacatgccttttttaaaaattacagtagtTAATACTTTGGTCGATTGACAAAGGAAGGTTTTTATTCACTTGTCCAGGGTAGGGTGATGAATTGGCAGTTGGATTATAAACCTGAATTGGCATTTAATTATAGTAGGTATGGTGAAGAGAAAAAATAGTCTTAGGTTTAtataactctttcctttccaaagGAGTTGGTTTTTAGTATCTGAGTAATATATTAACTCATGAAAAGATactaatccttttttttcttcaagtattcattagtatttttcttaacttacttgAAATGAAAATCTTCACATTCTTCTAAGGtttaaaatgaacttttatgTCAGTAAG
This DNA window, taken from Kogia breviceps isolate mKogBre1 chromosome 11, mKogBre1 haplotype 1, whole genome shotgun sequence, encodes the following:
- the NFU1 gene encoding NFU1 iron-sulfur cluster scaffold homolog, mitochondrial isoform X6 is translated as MDFFASGLPLVTEETPSGEAGSEDDDEVVTMIKELLDTRIRPTVQEDGGDVIYKGFEDGIVQLKLQGSCTSCPSSIITLKNGIQNMLQFYIPEVEGVEQVMDDESDEKEANSP